In Luteitalea sp. TBR-22, one genomic interval encodes:
- a CDS encoding DUF3592 domain-containing protein: protein MAHRARLAGRSPGNPTRTLRVMRTVFTSVFLAVLAAAALSTWQAWRTRDFRPVPGEIISRGVSSTNQRSTSTRRTSRPSQFLHLVYRYEVDGQAYQGDRIQAGTFGMTSGDSLRRFGDRFPEGQQVQVYVDPADPANAVLVPGLSSVAKLLYALSGFLGFAVFLMRALTMPRKTRVPQ from the coding sequence ATGGCCCATCGTGCGAGGCTCGCAGGCCGGTCGCCCGGCAACCCCACGCGCACGCTGCGCGTCATGCGCACCGTGTTCACGTCGGTCTTCCTCGCCGTGCTGGCGGCGGCCGCCCTCTCCACCTGGCAGGCCTGGCGGACGCGAGACTTCAGGCCGGTGCCCGGCGAGATCATCTCCCGTGGTGTCAGCTCGACGAACCAGCGATCGACGTCGACGCGCCGGACGAGCCGGCCGTCGCAGTTCCTGCACCTCGTGTATCGCTACGAGGTGGACGGTCAGGCCTACCAGGGCGACCGCATCCAGGCGGGCACCTTCGGCATGACCAGTGGCGACAGCCTGCGACGGTTCGGGGACCGCTTTCCCGAAGGCCAGCAGGTGCAGGTGTACGTCGACCCGGCCGACCCCGCCAACGCCGTCCTCGTCCCCGGGTTGTCGAGCGTCGCGAAGCTGCTGTATGCGCTCAGCGGCTTCCTCGGCTTTGCCGTGTTCCTGATGCGCGCCCTGACCATGCCCCGGAAGACACGGGTGCCGCAGTGA
- a CDS encoding AAA family ATPase, which translates to MIRTLAVADYRSLRELVLGLQPLTLVTGPNGSGKSNIYRALRLLADAAQGQLVPALAREGGLSSTLWAGPEQPSRAVRAGDHPVQGTTRKQVVSLRLGFAGETFSYAVDLGLPSPRKTAFFRDPEIKREVIWTGSTFRLSSVLLDRRANLVLGRTPEGELDALLQDLATFDTMLTHCADPLRAPEALLIREQMRGWRFYDHLRTDRDAPARRPQVGTHTPVLDDEGASLAAAWQTIDEIGDAEALHGTVEDAFPGARVEVVEAEGTFELTLRQHGLLRPLRAAELSDGTLRYLLLAAALLTPRPPELLVLNEPETSLHPDLLPALARLITTASRATQVIVVSHAPRLIDALASEPDCHVVALEKRHGETVVANIPWQDQPVWKWPGR; encoded by the coding sequence GTGATCCGCACGCTTGCCGTCGCCGACTACCGCTCGCTGCGCGAACTGGTGCTGGGGCTGCAGCCGCTGACGCTGGTCACCGGGCCGAACGGCAGCGGCAAGTCGAACATCTACCGCGCGCTGCGCCTGCTCGCCGACGCGGCGCAGGGGCAGCTCGTGCCGGCGCTGGCGCGCGAGGGCGGACTGTCGTCGACGCTGTGGGCCGGCCCCGAGCAGCCGTCGCGGGCGGTGCGCGCCGGCGACCACCCGGTGCAGGGCACCACCCGCAAGCAGGTGGTGAGCCTGCGCCTCGGCTTCGCGGGCGAGACGTTCTCGTACGCGGTGGACCTCGGCCTGCCGTCGCCTCGCAAGACGGCGTTCTTCCGCGATCCCGAGATCAAACGCGAGGTGATCTGGACGGGTTCGACCTTCCGCCTCTCCTCGGTGCTCCTCGACAGGCGCGCCAACCTGGTGCTGGGTCGCACACCCGAGGGCGAACTCGACGCGCTGCTGCAGGACCTGGCGACCTTCGACACGATGCTGACCCACTGCGCCGATCCGCTGCGCGCGCCGGAGGCGTTGCTGATCCGCGAACAGATGCGCGGCTGGCGCTTCTACGACCACCTGCGCACCGATCGCGACGCGCCGGCCCGCCGCCCGCAGGTCGGCACGCACACGCCCGTGCTCGATGACGAAGGCGCGTCGCTGGCGGCGGCTTGGCAGACCATCGACGAGATCGGCGACGCCGAGGCGCTGCACGGCACCGTCGAGGATGCCTTCCCGGGCGCCCGCGTCGAAGTCGTCGAGGCGGAGGGCACGTTCGAGCTCACGCTCCGCCAGCATGGCCTGCTCCGCCCGCTGCGCGCCGCGGAGCTCTCCGACGGCACCTTGCGCTACCTGCTGCTCGCCGCCGCGCTGCTCACGCCGCGTCCGCCGGAACTGCTCGTGCTGAACGAGCCGGAGACGAGCCTGCACCCCGACCTGCTGCCGGCGCTCGCACGCCTCATCACCACCGCCTCACGCGCCACGCAGGTCATCGTCGTCTCGCACGCCCCGCGCCTCATCGACGCGCTCGCCTCGGAGCCCGACTGCCATGTCGTCGCCCTCGAGAAACGCCAC